The following are encoded in a window of Nitrospira sp. genomic DNA:
- a CDS encoding PilZ domain-containing protein, whose product MLRPTSAGGVALSNMADQPMMRSHRRVSVCAPITYQVGNEEGEGTAWNLSRCGCQFTGNLSLREGTFFSFTLSLSTSERVYVAAACVCWTDGTNHGVEYLVIDDESVETLAAFIDREAAAVRNRDE is encoded by the coding sequence ATGCTGAGACCCACTTCAGCGGGAGGCGTGGCGCTTTCTAACATGGCCGATCAACCTATGATGCGTTCTCACCGGCGGGTGTCGGTGTGTGCACCCATCACCTATCAGGTGGGGAACGAGGAAGGGGAGGGAACCGCATGGAACCTCTCCCGGTGTGGATGCCAATTCACCGGCAACCTCTCCTTACGGGAAGGGACATTCTTCTCGTTCACGCTTAGTCTGTCGACATCGGAACGGGTTTATGTGGCGGCCGCTTGCGTGTGTTGGACGGATGGAACAAACCATGGGGTTGAGTATCTCGTGATCGATGATGAATCGGTCGAGACACTGGCGGCTTTCATCGATCGTGAAGCAGCCGCTGTCAGGAATCGAGACGAATAA
- a CDS encoding HD domain-containing protein: MSRWVHTVLDRIRQSLLVRLPQKMATSVKWMPLVKPSPLVIALEDLAPVWLRHNQDFRSAHGSGLRPIGTPAVTMEEALAPAGATVVSAILRGREEVASPGKEPVVVSAVPAVVAPRTPITKRAAASILLRDFILPYQGLLERQQVLGPLVTMIDVLEEYGDCPSVVLEAKTQDEEVADLYSIRDTLAQVNLRDHTQRVTKHGLAELMSHYKDPEPLIPKMLMSCLGHDLGKIPVFRASGIYSMRDHPAISVMKIREYCEKVEIFWIDEVCEAIQGHHRLVKDAFATLLKVADGRAREEEVAYVTKTLEIKRWDDWFTTPEFLALLEPLINMGGTDSTKKGEWAAVASGGIVYCQTRALYGVVKELARQKKIVDIHLLRMSDRDQVLNQLAVVLGMAGVLAESIGEGFSGRRYKLRLKTKKELPIYAVPILESAFATTPSNLEQRKTGFFKLIEDIVH, from the coding sequence ATGAGCCGCTGGGTGCATACGGTACTCGATCGGATCCGGCAATCCCTACTGGTCCGCCTGCCGCAAAAGATGGCGACGTCGGTGAAATGGATGCCGCTCGTCAAACCTTCTCCACTCGTGATTGCGTTAGAGGATTTGGCCCCCGTCTGGTTACGGCATAATCAAGACTTTCGATCAGCTCATGGGAGTGGCTTGCGTCCTATTGGGACACCGGCGGTCACGATGGAGGAAGCCCTGGCGCCGGCAGGGGCGACCGTGGTCTCGGCGATCCTTCGTGGACGTGAGGAGGTGGCATCGCCTGGAAAGGAACCGGTTGTGGTGAGTGCAGTGCCAGCGGTGGTAGCGCCAAGGACGCCCATCACGAAACGCGCGGCCGCATCCATCTTATTGCGGGACTTTATCCTGCCGTATCAGGGTCTCCTTGAGCGGCAGCAAGTTCTGGGGCCGTTGGTGACGATGATTGACGTGTTGGAAGAATATGGAGATTGCCCGTCGGTGGTGTTGGAGGCCAAAACGCAAGATGAAGAGGTCGCGGATCTCTATTCGATTCGGGATACGCTCGCGCAAGTGAATTTGCGGGATCACACGCAGCGTGTGACGAAACACGGACTGGCCGAATTGATGAGCCATTACAAAGATCCCGAGCCGCTGATTCCCAAGATGCTGATGTCATGTCTTGGGCATGATCTGGGAAAGATTCCGGTCTTTCGAGCCTCTGGTATTTACTCCATGCGCGATCATCCGGCGATCAGCGTCATGAAGATCCGTGAATATTGCGAGAAGGTTGAAATCTTCTGGATCGACGAGGTCTGTGAGGCCATTCAAGGGCATCATCGCTTGGTGAAGGATGCGTTTGCCACGTTACTGAAAGTGGCAGACGGCCGTGCTCGCGAAGAAGAAGTGGCGTATGTGACGAAGACCCTGGAGATCAAACGCTGGGACGATTGGTTTACGACGCCAGAGTTTCTCGCCCTGCTTGAGCCGCTGATCAACATGGGCGGGACGGACAGTACGAAGAAAGGGGAATGGGCGGCGGTGGCGAGTGGCGGGATCGTGTACTGTCAGACGCGGGCGTTGTACGGTGTCGTGAAGGAACTCGCGCGACAGAAGAAAATCGTGGACATTCATTTATTGCGGATGTCCGACCGTGATCAAGTCTTGAATCAACTGGCGGTCGTGTTAGGGATGGCTGGCGTGTTGGCAGAGTCGATCGGAGAAGGGTTTTCCGGACGACGGTATAAGCTCCGCCTGAAGACCAAGAAAGAACTGCCGATTTATGCCGTACCCATTCTGGAATCGGCCTTTGCGACGACGCCCTCAAACCTGGAACAGCGGAAGACAGGGTTTTTTAAGTTGATCGAGGACATCGTTCACTAA
- a CDS encoding transglycosylase SLT domain-containing protein, whose product MREREMRWWLVFGTIVIVVSIPSLGVAKGEKQTMRTQVEGGSHPFHACLEEAATAYQLPSTLLRAIVQVENGNWDPLAVSVNQHGKGIRQTVRSMNDAISLVTRLWKQNVNFDVGLGQVNTRNMERYRIHPISLLDGCANLKVSARILRESIERHGYNWRAIERYNGINPQYPWRVKKALDQLR is encoded by the coding sequence ATGAGGGAGCGCGAGATGCGATGGTGGCTGGTGTTTGGCACCATTGTGATTGTGGTGAGCATCCCGTCGCTTGGTGTGGCAAAAGGAGAGAAGCAGACTATGCGCACGCAGGTGGAGGGAGGTTCACACCCATTTCATGCCTGTCTTGAAGAAGCCGCCACTGCCTATCAGCTTCCCTCGACACTACTGCGAGCGATTGTTCAGGTCGAGAATGGGAATTGGGACCCGCTGGCGGTGTCGGTGAACCAGCATGGTAAGGGCATTCGCCAAACAGTCCGTTCAATGAACGACGCTATTTCATTGGTCACGCGACTGTGGAAACAGAATGTGAACTTTGATGTGGGGCTAGGCCAAGTCAATACGCGGAATATGGAGCGATACCGTATACATCCGATCTCTCTCCTCGATGGCTGTGCCAACCTGAAAGTGTCGGCTCGAATCCTCAGGGAATCGATCGAGCGTCATGGGTATAACTGGCGTGCGATCGAACGGTATAACGGGATCAATCCGCAATATCCCTGGAGAGTCAAGAAGGCCCTCGACCAACTCCGTTGA
- a CDS encoding heavy metal-binding domain-containing protein, which translates to MLSEDRPYLPMFTLGESGIYSINNEPQLCEPLGLVFVHKTQGMGWLRDIMARVRDFIGGGVRSYDKPVQNYLILPALRELSDMAYEKYGNPTAIMGLDFQVETVSAKGMSMKSITVRGTAVRWCVVEGLPVIAAKPLPVQVMLPAVA; encoded by the coding sequence ATGCTGTCAGAGGACCGACCCTATTTACCCATGTTCACCCTCGGGGAGTCTGGAATTTATAGCATCAACAATGAACCGCAACTCTGTGAACCCTTAGGCTTGGTCTTTGTTCATAAAACGCAGGGGATGGGCTGGTTGCGGGACATCATGGCACGGGTGCGAGATTTTATCGGGGGCGGAGTCCGGAGCTACGATAAGCCGGTGCAGAATTATCTGATTCTCCCTGCCCTCCGTGAGCTCAGTGACATGGCATATGAGAAGTATGGAAATCCAACGGCTATCATGGGACTCGATTTCCAAGTGGAAACAGTTTCGGCTAAGGGGATGTCGATGAAAAGTATTACCGTTCGAGGGACCGCGGTACGGTGGTGTGTCGTGGAAGGTCTTCCGGTGATAGCTGCGAAGCCACTGCCGGTACAGGTAATGCTTCCGGCTGTGGCTTAG
- the traN gene encoding conjugal transfer protein TraN, whose protein sequence is MVRRILTVMIVMAGIVPVTGIALAQVSCSGITDPLQKARCAMGNIQSTGALDRGTVSGRQGAVPQYGGTSGCMDASCAGSSASGYYSDTGDVSGLNNAAGNAAASNPNASRVQQMGVDAGGWNLTTSAPVTTANTTASSITPNPNVSTCTDVTICVSWTQAPPSTQTCNRPGSGQLTCQIQVTNSIREVPITGGPGGSAGFCVDHYMYVRVLNPSPDSYVMQWLGTGPGGVFGENCGGIGWRTFASFSFTPPTLDPDEQIVLVNFSVNVSIGGQCGGTSFSISSGQVLAIVCGASGAQSGSVQATSWRKSWVIRKDVINDQCAGVRASGWVRMSSVVLDDAPRTVTLSDGTVQTLLPPTVAPASGAWVREEQWGFSSLTTDTCAPLLQAGCFDVASTCTTPIPGGCDTYSVTVQCGGGTVCAQQTVVQQCTSCGAPGSYVPFCMDTSTPPNQNFQIAATMLAMVQAVQDDFDKDQLRIFTGTPKACSYSTLGTLIIDCCADDPDRMLGTCTDVEISLAGDKRAQQVVLVGNHCIEWWSVGFAQICARRADVYCTFRSKLARIIQEQGKPQLGQNFGTPDAPDCDGFTLNEFAALNFQTMDFTEYFSSITTNYDQAAVAESLRQKACAMNPGAPGC, encoded by the coding sequence ATGGTGCGGCGCATTCTGACGGTGATGATCGTTATGGCTGGAATCGTACCGGTCACAGGGATAGCTCTTGCTCAAGTATCTTGTAGCGGGATTACCGATCCCCTGCAGAAAGCTCGCTGTGCGATGGGGAATATCCAGTCGACCGGCGCGCTGGATCGAGGGACGGTGAGCGGCCGACAGGGGGCGGTGCCACAGTATGGTGGGACCTCGGGGTGTATGGACGCCTCCTGCGCCGGTTCATCTGCCTCTGGGTACTATTCCGACACAGGTGATGTCTCGGGCTTAAATAATGCGGCGGGAAATGCCGCGGCGTCGAACCCGAATGCGTCCCGAGTGCAACAAATGGGGGTGGATGCTGGAGGGTGGAATTTAACGACAAGCGCTCCTGTGACCACGGCCAATACGACTGCGAGTTCGATCACTCCGAATCCCAATGTCAGCACCTGTACGGATGTGACGATTTGCGTGTCCTGGACACAGGCCCCGCCGTCGACACAAACCTGTAATCGGCCAGGGAGTGGTCAACTGACCTGTCAAATTCAGGTGACGAATAGCATCAGGGAAGTCCCGATCACGGGAGGCCCGGGCGGGTCGGCTGGTTTCTGTGTCGATCATTATATGTATGTCCGGGTTCTGAATCCGTCCCCGGACAGTTATGTCATGCAGTGGTTGGGCACTGGTCCCGGTGGAGTATTTGGTGAAAATTGCGGGGGGATCGGTTGGCGGACCTTTGCCAGCTTTTCTTTCACGCCACCCACGCTTGATCCCGATGAGCAAATTGTCCTCGTCAACTTCAGTGTCAATGTGTCGATCGGTGGGCAATGTGGTGGGACCTCGTTCTCGATTTCATCGGGCCAGGTGCTCGCCATTGTGTGTGGAGCGTCAGGAGCGCAATCAGGGAGCGTTCAAGCTACGAGTTGGAGAAAGTCGTGGGTCATTCGGAAAGACGTGATCAACGATCAGTGCGCCGGAGTTCGTGCGTCCGGGTGGGTACGGATGTCCTCCGTGGTTCTTGATGATGCCCCCCGAACGGTGACGCTCAGTGACGGGACCGTCCAGACGCTTCTCCCGCCAACGGTGGCGCCGGCGAGTGGGGCATGGGTACGTGAAGAACAATGGGGCTTTTCGAGTTTGACAACGGACACCTGTGCCCCGTTGTTGCAGGCGGGGTGCTTTGATGTGGCCTCCACCTGTACGACCCCCATCCCGGGCGGATGCGATACCTACTCGGTGACGGTGCAGTGTGGAGGTGGCACCGTCTGTGCGCAACAAACTGTGGTGCAACAATGCACTTCCTGTGGCGCACCAGGGAGTTATGTCCCGTTTTGCATGGATACGAGCACCCCGCCGAATCAGAACTTCCAGATTGCCGCGACAATGTTGGCGATGGTCCAAGCGGTGCAGGATGATTTCGATAAGGATCAATTACGGATTTTCACAGGTACACCGAAGGCCTGCTCGTATTCCACGTTGGGAACCTTGATTATCGATTGTTGTGCGGACGATCCCGATCGAATGTTGGGGACGTGTACCGATGTGGAAATATCATTGGCTGGTGATAAGCGGGCGCAGCAGGTGGTCTTGGTCGGGAACCATTGTATTGAGTGGTGGAGTGTGGGGTTTGCTCAGATTTGCGCGCGCCGGGCTGATGTGTATTGTACCTTCCGCTCAAAATTAGCACGGATTATCCAGGAACAAGGGAAACCGCAGTTGGGGCAGAATTTCGGGACACCCGATGCCCCCGATTGTGATGGGTTTACGTTGAACGAATTCGCAGCGCTGAACTTCCAGACGATGGATTTCACAGAATACTTCTCGTCGATCACCACAAACTATGATCAAGCCGCCGTCGCGGAATCGTTGCGTCAAAAAGCCTGTGCTATGAATCCGGGCGCGCCAGGCTGCTGA
- a CDS encoding DUF4258 domain-containing protein, whose translation MESWEYAFDPDKNAWLIQERGISFEQIIALIESGHLVQVLEHHDRERYPHQLLYEVDVNGYIYIVPVVREHRTLFLKTIYPSRKATRHHEKGRAT comes from the coding sequence ATGGAATCATGGGAATATGCCTTCGACCCGGACAAGAATGCCTGGCTCATACAAGAACGAGGGATCAGCTTCGAGCAGATCATCGCCCTCATTGAAAGCGGCCATCTCGTTCAGGTGCTGGAACACCACGATCGCGAGCGCTATCCTCACCAGTTGCTCTATGAAGTCGATGTGAATGGGTACATATACATCGTCCCAGTCGTGAGAGAACACCGAACGCTTTTCTTAAAGACGATCTATCCCAGCCGAAAGGCCACCAGACATCACGAGAAAGGACGCGCCACATGA
- a CDS encoding antitoxin, whose protein sequence is MKKKLLLDKDEDQVVADYERGAFRPVKNQAIARKEAMDAARRYMRKDARINIRLSTADLEMLKRRAAEEGLPYQSLIASILHKYVSRSVPQTN, encoded by the coding sequence ATGAAAAAGAAACTTCTGCTGGATAAGGACGAGGATCAGGTAGTCGCGGATTACGAGCGCGGCGCCTTCAGGCCGGTGAAGAATCAAGCTATAGCAAGAAAAGAAGCCATGGACGCCGCCCGACGCTACATGCGCAAAGACGCCCGAATCAATATCCGTTTATCGACCGCTGATCTTGAAATGCTGAAGCGGCGCGCCGCCGAGGAAGGCCTGCCCTATCAAAGCCTGATCGCCAGTATCCTGCATAAATACGTCAGCCGCTCTGTGCCACAGACCAACTAA
- a CDS encoding conjugal transfer protein TraG N-terminal domain-containing protein, translated as MWPINTFGSGDVLSDVIRAIVFLMGGGYESLLRLGMVCLVFGGIVSFLGRGRIQWQWVFGAIVILAVTLNIRMTVLVHDLVNPGVPDQVIGNVPLAVAFPAYMTSEISYQTMVGVETTFGLPAEYRVVNSSIGRGFFDMQKTMMQEIIPGDLQANVTNYLKDCVFREIELNRLQREPILNSPNMVTAIAVTNAALPIVEIRLGNQFAQSTCPEMYDRWIVNGLANGEPDYDETMRQFRAVLGVLDMPDGELTPVQAFITNIMGSGQGPRALINNVLLRERWKDADRQSAEEGNDTASAVVQMTKSITADIKNQAYADSLISARFVPLMRTVSESVVYLLTPLMLALAMSPAMFATIRGLVLGYGWLFMWIPMYAILNFVVYQYGVQQMAQITVGLISFNSFDDYSNVLIGLNTFSGRLIWAVPTLATVAAYGMSSLASAVTGATAGAQSAAAHEASQYAHGDGKYVEPGQHLKEEHSPMVQDASGGFHAGSSYFRGGTGTMMHHQGGNTSVGYGDGSSMTVSRDGMTKQYHGPEGSWSKHGDEYMGGVWRQPVQGADGQMHSAQFEVSGDHVDVSYMGRDGNNVQHDYRETWNQRMNQQKSLSDTWSEGGFTKELRTQGDHQQLFTAVGTAAVPMSVNGRTETVMADVTASFSRPSADSPWSGGVMTAHSTEHGEHRYALSNVGLNDQGMPDFSKGMTVTSSDGTNLHTQHSSEHGLMTTTTEGNAGELTRSYSGASHVEVFHADGSHETLAGVVHGQGGVAADGSGQPFQSSFTVDKDGYRGELRGEMSYNPQQGRWEMHAPTEDWSARLEAHSSGMMMQVDDLQLVGGHLQKYGGRDSQNWSYNGPVIDGNNVVSRGHVESKDGQVFFSDLDHGGTQRVIGDGGRQLTLRNNPGSSDYTYDETLTAPAWLDDGHGNLKSIGQTHFTSHGHATVDPEKSGSLFDRLIRTPDTTTAVNRGAFGERSLAVSMEPRPLSELPVGSGKLTLDGLGSDGSSELKGGEGTGYVISAGAGSQKFNAIETVQNVQGADGQKSTQRFMEDQSRHVVSGAVSGVVDKRVADHAGNLHSSTLGRGGDGTGDWRMLTSETSNRNSFSGSFLVPGLDGQGTARVAGGIEMSPEGDIVSMHFTNTATGKQIGYHEGERGPVFRVGDVEADPKNPGQFRLTNEREVSHREAESAGGFVVRDVLNQAGERIWSEGHKGIERRDSRAYMLNTKIDESSTLVSKGQQSLEALGLSDAFDPDKPGHWKEAAQAAEGVRLGWQVTMDATRFGRFQRSAEKISGGSPRPYDPQAPVDPEQRGIYDKLTSMREEFKRQRGISSGTSRR; from the coding sequence ATGTGGCCAATTAACACATTTGGAAGTGGCGATGTGTTGTCGGATGTGATCCGTGCCATCGTCTTTTTAATGGGTGGGGGGTATGAAAGTTTGCTGCGCTTAGGGATGGTCTGTTTAGTGTTTGGGGGCATTGTGTCATTCCTCGGCCGTGGCCGGATTCAGTGGCAATGGGTCTTTGGTGCGATCGTTATTCTGGCGGTGACGCTCAATATCAGAATGACCGTCCTCGTGCATGATTTAGTGAATCCGGGAGTACCAGATCAGGTCATTGGGAATGTCCCGTTGGCGGTGGCGTTTCCGGCCTACATGACCTCCGAAATCAGTTATCAAACGATGGTGGGTGTTGAGACGACGTTTGGGTTGCCGGCGGAGTATCGGGTGGTCAATTCGTCCATTGGTCGAGGGTTTTTCGACATGCAGAAGACGATGATGCAGGAAATCATCCCTGGGGATCTGCAAGCGAATGTGACCAATTATCTGAAGGATTGTGTGTTCCGGGAGATTGAGCTGAATCGGTTGCAACGTGAACCTATTTTGAATTCTCCGAATATGGTCACGGCAATTGCGGTCACGAACGCTGCTTTGCCGATTGTCGAGATTCGACTGGGGAATCAGTTTGCGCAGAGCACTTGTCCAGAGATGTACGATCGCTGGATTGTCAATGGGCTGGCGAATGGTGAGCCCGATTACGATGAGACGATGCGGCAATTTCGTGCTGTGTTGGGCGTCCTGGATATGCCCGATGGAGAATTAACGCCGGTGCAGGCCTTTATCACGAATATCATGGGGAGCGGGCAGGGTCCTCGCGCACTCATCAATAATGTGTTGTTACGCGAGCGGTGGAAGGATGCGGATCGGCAATCTGCTGAAGAGGGGAACGATACCGCCAGTGCGGTTGTGCAAATGACGAAATCCATTACAGCCGATATTAAGAATCAAGCGTATGCGGATTCGTTGATATCGGCTCGGTTTGTTCCCTTGATGCGGACCGTTTCGGAGAGTGTGGTGTATCTTTTGACGCCGCTCATGTTGGCGTTAGCCATGAGTCCTGCCATGTTTGCGACCATCCGCGGATTGGTATTGGGGTATGGATGGCTCTTTATGTGGATCCCCATGTACGCGATCTTGAACTTTGTGGTGTATCAGTATGGGGTTCAACAGATGGCGCAGATTACCGTGGGGCTGATTTCATTCAATTCGTTTGACGACTATTCCAATGTCTTGATTGGCCTGAATACGTTTTCAGGGCGGCTGATCTGGGCGGTTCCGACCTTGGCGACGGTCGCGGCGTATGGGATGAGCTCGTTGGCTTCGGCGGTGACAGGGGCTACAGCAGGGGCGCAATCGGCTGCGGCGCATGAGGCGTCGCAGTATGCCCATGGGGATGGGAAGTACGTGGAGCCCGGACAGCATTTGAAGGAGGAGCACTCCCCGATGGTGCAAGATGCGTCGGGTGGGTTCCATGCTGGGTCCAGTTACTTTCGTGGTGGTACTGGCACGATGATGCATCATCAAGGGGGCAATACGAGTGTTGGGTATGGTGACGGGAGCTCGATGACGGTGAGCCGGGATGGCATGACGAAGCAGTACCATGGTCCCGAGGGCTCATGGAGCAAGCACGGTGATGAGTATATGGGAGGGGTGTGGCGTCAACCGGTTCAGGGTGCTGATGGTCAGATGCACTCGGCTCAATTTGAGGTGTCGGGGGATCATGTCGACGTGTCGTATATGGGCCGTGACGGCAATAATGTCCAACATGACTACCGCGAGACCTGGAATCAGCGCATGAACCAACAGAAGTCGCTCAGCGATACCTGGTCGGAAGGGGGGTTCACCAAAGAACTTCGCACGCAAGGGGATCATCAACAGTTATTTACGGCAGTCGGGACTGCGGCCGTGCCGATGAGCGTCAATGGGCGAACCGAGACTGTCATGGCGGATGTGACAGCCAGTTTTTCACGCCCCTCAGCCGATTCTCCGTGGAGTGGTGGGGTGATGACCGCGCATTCAACGGAGCACGGTGAACATCGGTATGCGTTGAGCAATGTCGGACTGAATGACCAAGGCATGCCGGATTTCTCCAAAGGGATGACCGTGACGAGTAGTGATGGGACGAATTTACACACGCAACATAGTTCCGAGCATGGGCTGATGACGACGACCACAGAGGGGAATGCTGGAGAACTGACACGATCGTATTCAGGGGCTTCACACGTTGAGGTGTTTCATGCTGATGGCTCTCATGAGACGTTAGCGGGTGTGGTGCATGGTCAGGGTGGGGTGGCCGCCGATGGGAGTGGGCAACCATTTCAATCGTCGTTCACGGTGGATAAAGATGGCTACCGTGGTGAGCTTCGTGGAGAGATGTCGTACAACCCACAGCAAGGGCGCTGGGAGATGCATGCTCCCACTGAGGATTGGTCCGCACGGTTAGAAGCGCATTCCTCAGGGATGATGATGCAGGTCGACGATCTGCAGTTGGTTGGCGGACATCTTCAGAAGTATGGGGGGCGGGATAGTCAGAACTGGAGTTATAACGGTCCGGTGATTGATGGGAATAATGTCGTATCCAGAGGCCATGTTGAATCCAAAGACGGTCAGGTCTTCTTTTCTGATTTGGATCATGGGGGGACACAACGCGTCATTGGCGATGGTGGCCGGCAGTTGACGTTGAGAAACAATCCAGGGTCGTCGGATTACACCTATGATGAAACTTTGACTGCCCCGGCATGGCTAGACGATGGACATGGGAATTTAAAGTCGATTGGGCAAACCCATTTTACGTCGCATGGGCATGCGACGGTGGATCCGGAGAAGTCAGGGTCGCTGTTTGATCGTTTGATTCGGACACCGGATACCACGACGGCCGTTAATAGAGGTGCGTTTGGTGAACGCTCATTGGCGGTCTCGATGGAACCGCGGCCGTTGAGTGAATTGCCTGTGGGGAGTGGAAAGTTGACTCTGGATGGACTTGGATCTGATGGGTCATCTGAGCTAAAGGGGGGAGAGGGAACTGGGTACGTGATTTCTGCTGGAGCAGGGTCACAGAAGTTTAATGCAATCGAGACCGTGCAAAATGTGCAAGGAGCTGATGGGCAGAAAAGCACACAGAGATTTATGGAAGACCAGAGTCGGCATGTCGTTTCAGGTGCTGTTTCTGGTGTGGTTGATAAACGGGTTGCCGACCACGCTGGCAATCTCCATTCGTCGACTCTTGGTCGAGGCGGAGACGGCACAGGCGACTGGCGGATGTTGACGAGCGAGACCTCGAATCGGAACAGTTTTTCAGGATCGTTTCTTGTTCCTGGGTTGGACGGACAGGGCACAGCCCGTGTCGCAGGGGGGATCGAGATGTCTCCAGAAGGGGATATCGTCAGTATGCATTTCACAAACACCGCAACGGGAAAACAGATCGGGTATCACGAAGGTGAGCGGGGGCCGGTGTTTAGGGTTGGGGATGTAGAGGCAGACCCCAAAAACCCAGGTCAGTTTAGGTTAACCAATGAGCGTGAAGTGAGTCACCGTGAAGCAGAATCGGCTGGTGGGTTTGTCGTTCGTGATGTCCTGAATCAGGCAGGTGAGCGGATTTGGAGTGAGGGGCATAAAGGAATTGAGCGTCGTGATAGTCGCGCCTATATGCTCAATACAAAAATTGATGAATCTTCGACGTTGGTTTCGAAAGGACAGCAGTCATTGGAAGCCTTGGGGCTGTCAGATGCATTTGACCCGGATAAACCAGGTCATTGGAAGGAAGCAGCTCAAGCTGCAGAAGGGGTGAGACTTGGTTGGCAGGTGACTATGGATGCTACGCGGTTTGGTCGTTTTCAGCGATCTGCGGAAAAGATCTCTGGTGGTAGCCCCCGTCCCTATGATCCTCAGGCCCCTGTTGATCCTGAACAGCGAGGGATCTATGATAAGTTAACAAGTATGCGAGAAGAGTTTAAGCGTCAGCGAGGGATATCTAGCGGCACTTCACGGAGGTAG
- a CDS encoding conjugal transfer protein TraH codes for MAKRIGALIILLSVLGSSGVSHADINDSLQRMFDGWGGATMTRPGAYQSQVSGALTGGAMGIRIPNETFNLVNFAPPRFSAGCGKIDLYLGSISFPSLGRFTDLLQQLGTSAVLGFAFQLALMELCQPCENIISKLEAAARAINAAGRLSPCQIGGELAKLARGQPNQISSVATKIQDSVKEVGVAGGALMDYWAGQDAERTQTTQQAATALDGTPEDPKGNLVYQALIESGWAVDDAKMMQSVMGTVYVGADGVPAQLPPTIRLSDLINADGTTTVVRLLDCGPADAVRCLAPFETDVTNLVGTQLRAERMYDTIVQKLTVDGVALTPVERDLIDKSPIPLYRLLVGYSTKPGQTEVLKAQVGALLGAQFAWGWIDRALKEIEKQSARWAQKQVGFPADVNEFYKQAYAVRSAAHGEVMYELERLGHGPAFTYYSTQTLKKALARPERKKHNVQ; via the coding sequence ATGGCGAAACGCATCGGTGCTCTGATTATTCTGTTGAGTGTCCTCGGATCGTCGGGTGTATCCCACGCGGATATCAATGACTCATTGCAGCGGATGTTCGATGGGTGGGGCGGAGCCACGATGACGCGACCCGGGGCTTATCAGAGCCAGGTATCTGGGGCGTTAACGGGCGGAGCAATGGGGATCCGGATCCCGAATGAGACGTTCAACTTGGTGAATTTTGCGCCACCGCGATTCTCGGCCGGGTGTGGAAAAATCGATTTGTATCTTGGGTCTATTTCTTTTCCCTCGTTGGGCCGTTTTACCGATTTGTTGCAACAACTGGGCACGTCCGCCGTCTTGGGGTTTGCGTTCCAATTGGCGCTGATGGAGCTGTGTCAGCCTTGTGAAAACATCATTTCGAAGTTGGAGGCGGCGGCGCGGGCGATTAACGCGGCCGGCCGGCTCTCTCCCTGCCAAATTGGTGGAGAACTGGCAAAGCTTGCGAGGGGCCAACCTAACCAGATTTCGTCGGTGGCGACGAAGATTCAAGATTCGGTGAAGGAAGTGGGCGTGGCCGGTGGTGCGTTGATGGACTATTGGGCTGGTCAAGACGCGGAGCGTACCCAAACCACACAGCAGGCAGCCACAGCGTTGGATGGGACACCCGAAGACCCGAAGGGGAATCTTGTCTATCAGGCGCTTATTGAATCTGGTTGGGCGGTGGATGATGCCAAGATGATGCAGAGTGTGATGGGGACGGTGTATGTCGGGGCTGATGGAGTGCCAGCGCAGTTACCCCCGACGATTCGTCTGTCGGATTTGATCAATGCGGATGGAACGACCACGGTTGTGCGATTGCTTGATTGTGGTCCAGCTGATGCGGTGAGGTGTTTGGCTCCGTTCGAGACGGATGTCACAAATTTGGTGGGTACACAGCTGCGGGCGGAACGGATGTATGACACCATTGTGCAGAAATTGACGGTCGATGGGGTTGCATTGACCCCAGTCGAGAGAGATTTGATCGATAAATCTCCCATTCCGCTCTATCGGTTGCTGGTGGGATACTCGACGAAACCCGGTCAGACGGAGGTACTCAAGGCCCAAGTTGGAGCCTTGCTCGGAGCACAGTTTGCGTGGGGATGGATTGATCGGGCACTCAAAGAAATCGAGAAACAGTCGGCCCGTTGGGCGCAGAAACAGGTTGGGTTTCCTGCCGACGTGAACGAATTCTATAAACAAGCGTATGCCGTCCGATCAGCGGCTCATGGGGAAGTGATGTACGAATTAGAGCGGTTGGGACATGGACCGGCGTTTACCTATTATTCAACGCAGACGTTAAAGAAGGCGTTGGCGCGACCGGAGCGGAAAAAGCATAACGTTCAATAA